From the Candidatus Zixiibacteriota bacterium genome, one window contains:
- a CDS encoding GspE/PulE family protein: MATSKSIYPRLGDLLVARGLISEEQLAQALREQKDSNKRLGDILTEQGLISPNDLVDVLSERLGIPKISIAGITADPEVVHTIPLRIAKKHLAVALFKINDMLTVAMADPLDMVAIDEIRFQTGLKVNRVISTPSDIEAAIAHFYSVAENVERVISDAGARSQGRETGESDAPIIQLVDVLLSEAVKQQASDMHIEPLEDSLRVRFRVDGILREEAHPPVRLHPAIVSRIKVMAGMDVSEKRIPQDGRFGVGSGRDTVDMRVSTIPTIYGEKVVVRLLGRHGLDLRLAAIGLSKDQQRRLAEEFAATEGMILICGPTSSGKTTTLYAALAEITTPEKNIVTVEDPVEYALPHVNQVQVNERAGLSFATALRAFMRQNPDVIMVGEVRDTPTAQIATRAAMTGHLVLSTIHTIDAAAVPHRLIDMGVEPFLVATALRAAIAQRLVRRLCPDCSVPMEPTELMKEQLGFDMLGEVGSWRRAVGCRQCRGTGYRGRIGIFEVLNIDDEIRRMISENCSTGALREYVSHRGLHDLRHQARELISQGRTTPEEALRVIPRRAELLEVIV; this comes from the coding sequence ATGGCCACATCCAAGTCGATTTATCCCCGTTTGGGCGACCTGCTGGTTGCGCGCGGCCTGATTTCCGAAGAGCAGCTCGCCCAGGCGCTGCGTGAGCAGAAGGACAGCAACAAACGGCTCGGCGACATCCTCACCGAGCAGGGACTGATATCGCCGAATGATCTGGTGGATGTCCTCAGCGAGCGACTGGGAATCCCCAAAATCAGCATCGCCGGAATTACGGCCGACCCGGAGGTCGTGCACACAATCCCCCTGCGCATCGCCAAGAAGCATCTGGCGGTTGCGCTATTCAAGATCAACGACATGCTGACGGTCGCGATGGCCGACCCGCTGGACATGGTCGCCATCGACGAGATCCGCTTCCAGACCGGGCTGAAAGTCAACCGCGTCATATCGACGCCATCGGACATCGAAGCCGCCATCGCGCATTTCTACTCTGTCGCCGAAAACGTCGAGCGCGTGATCAGCGATGCCGGGGCCCGTTCCCAGGGACGCGAGACCGGCGAATCCGACGCGCCGATCATCCAGTTGGTCGACGTGCTGTTGTCCGAAGCGGTCAAACAGCAGGCCTCCGATATGCACATCGAACCGCTCGAAGACTCGCTCCGCGTGCGCTTTCGCGTGGACGGCATCCTCCGCGAAGAAGCGCACCCGCCGGTGCGGCTGCATCCGGCGATCGTCTCGCGCATCAAGGTCATGGCGGGCATGGATGTTTCGGAGAAACGCATTCCGCAGGACGGGCGCTTTGGCGTAGGCAGCGGACGCGACACAGTCGATATGCGCGTCTCGACCATACCGACCATCTATGGCGAAAAGGTCGTCGTGCGGCTCCTGGGACGCCATGGTCTGGACCTGCGATTGGCCGCCATCGGGTTGTCGAAAGATCAGCAGCGACGCCTCGCGGAAGAGTTCGCGGCGACCGAAGGAATGATCCTCATTTGCGGGCCGACGTCGAGCGGAAAGACGACGACGCTCTATGCCGCTCTGGCCGAAATCACGACGCCGGAGAAGAATATCGTGACGGTCGAAGATCCCGTGGAGTACGCACTGCCGCATGTCAATCAGGTGCAGGTGAACGAACGCGCCGGGCTGTCGTTCGCGACGGCGCTGCGGGCCTTTATGCGTCAAAACCCGGACGTCATCATGGTCGGCGAGGTGCGTGATACACCGACGGCGCAGATTGCCACGCGGGCGGCCATGACCGGGCATCTGGTGCTGTCGACGATCCACACGATTGACGCCGCCGCCGTGCCGCATCGACTCATCGACATGGGCGTCGAACCGTTTCTGGTCGCGACCGCGCTGCGCGCGGCGATCGCGCAGCGGCTGGTCCGTCGCCTCTGCCCCGACTGCTCCGTTCCAATGGAACCGACCGAGCTGATGAAGGAACAATTGGGTTTTGATATGCTCGGCGAGGTCGGCTCGTGGAGACGCGCGGTCGGATGCCGTCAATGCCGGGGCACGGGGTATCGCGGACGCATCGGCATCTTTGAGGTTCTCAACATCGACGATGAGATCCGTCGCATGATCTCCGAAAACTGCAGTACCGGTGCGCTGCGCGAATACGTGTCGCATCGCGGGCTACACGACTTGCGACACCAGGCGCGTGAACTGATTTCCCAGGGCAGGACCACTCCCGAAGAGGCGTTGCGCGTCATTCCAAGACGTGCCGAACTGCTTGAAGTGATCGTGTGA